A stretch of the Archangium violaceum genome encodes the following:
- a CDS encoding PaaI family thioesterase has translation METASLQEIAAPEGICYGCGCNNPHGLHIKSYWHDDGIHVMARHTPEAKYSGWPDLVYGGLIAMLVDCHSNWTAMAYHFRAEGREPGSLPRIECVTGNLGVKFIKPTPMGVPLTLRARVEGEVGRKSRVICEVYAGDVLTAIGDSIFVRVDTSQLTAAAHGREA, from the coding sequence ATGGAAACCGCATCTCTGCAAGAAATCGCCGCGCCAGAAGGCATCTGCTACGGCTGTGGCTGCAACAATCCGCATGGCTTGCACATCAAGAGCTACTGGCATGACGACGGCATCCACGTCATGGCCAGGCACACCCCCGAGGCCAAATACAGTGGTTGGCCCGATCTCGTGTACGGCGGTCTGATCGCGATGCTGGTCGACTGTCACTCGAACTGGACCGCGATGGCCTACCACTTCCGGGCCGAGGGTCGCGAACCCGGCAGTCTGCCGCGGATCGAATGCGTCACCGGCAACCTCGGCGTCAAGTTCATCAAGCCCACGCCCATGGGGGTGCCGCTCACCCTTCGCGCGCGTGTCGAAGGCGAGGTCGGCCGCAAGAGCCGGGTCATCTGCGAGGTCTACGCCGGCGATGTGCTGACCGCGATCGGTGATTCGATCTTCGTCCGCGTCGATACCTCGCAGCTGACAGCGGCGGCGCACGGCCGCGAAGCCTGA
- a CDS encoding DMT family transporter, with the protein MTPASASTSARRWAARLQLLGSDVAFALMAVLARRLSRPDAGFDAGQLTVVRFVVGALVSLVVFWLRPGLYRPVNYRLLITRGLSGGVVVVLYFSALERIPTGEASLLYNLFPVIATVMSFFTFDERPTAHLLGAVLLATAGVALVLGGGSLRLGVGLGEAAALGAAFFAAASANVIRAMRATDNAPTIFFFFSLAGLPVAAPFALAPWPAHVGFWGLALLMGLVAFVAQVLMTEAYGELSIPEASVWLQLTPLASYLLAALLLGEPLSALGLVGVLLGVIGVAYGTAFGLRPRKG; encoded by the coding sequence ATGACACCCGCCTCCGCTTCGACGAGCGCCCGCAGGTGGGCGGCGCGCCTGCAGTTGCTCGGCTCGGACGTGGCCTTCGCCCTGATGGCGGTGCTGGCGCGACGGCTGTCGCGCCCGGACGCGGGCTTCGACGCGGGGCAGCTCACCGTGGTGCGCTTCGTGGTGGGCGCGCTGGTGAGCCTCGTCGTCTTCTGGCTGCGGCCCGGCCTCTACCGTCCCGTCAATTACCGGCTGCTCATCACGCGCGGCCTGTCGGGAGGCGTCGTGGTGGTGCTCTACTTCAGTGCGCTCGAGCGCATCCCCACCGGCGAGGCGAGCCTCCTCTACAATCTCTTCCCCGTCATCGCCACGGTGATGTCCTTCTTCACCTTCGACGAGCGGCCCACCGCGCACCTGCTGGGAGCGGTGCTGCTGGCCACCGCGGGCGTGGCACTGGTGCTCGGTGGTGGCTCGCTGCGGCTGGGGGTGGGACTGGGCGAGGCGGCGGCGCTGGGAGCCGCCTTCTTCGCCGCCGCCAGCGCCAATGTCATCCGCGCCATGCGCGCCACCGACAACGCGCCCACCATCTTCTTCTTCTTCAGCCTGGCGGGGCTACCGGTGGCCGCGCCCTTCGCCCTCGCGCCCTGGCCCGCCCACGTGGGCTTCTGGGGCCTGGCCCTGCTCATGGGGCTGGTGGCCTTCGTGGCGCAGGTGCTGATGACGGAGGCGTACGGCGAGCTGTCCATCCCCGAGGCCAGTGTCTGGCTGCAACTCACCCCCCTGGCCAGCTACCTGTTGGCCGCGCTGCTGCTGGGTGAGCCTCTGTCGGCGCTGGGACTCGTGGGCGTGCTCCTGGGCGTGATTGGCGTCGCGTACGGAACGGCCTTCGGCCTTCGGCCACGCAAGGGGTAG